A single window of Rubripirellula lacrimiformis DNA harbors:
- a CDS encoding helicase-related protein: MELIDNINSLLGDDLRRTIRPGAKLRIAASCFSIYAFEALRAELEKIDSLQFIFTSPTFIPNDVTDSGKKVAREYFIPKAERERNVYGTEFEIQLKNKLTQRAIAKECAEWMRRKAQFRSNRTKAPMQQFACVSGTSKDVASDAVYMPLHGFTAVDLGYQKGDAVSNFINKGEEDSFTQTFIGLFDQIWNDSERIDEVTDRLCDHIASIYQENSPERIYFQMLYNIFAEFLEDVSGDTLPNEMTGYQDTLVWNKLFNFQHDAATGIINKLETFNGCILADSVGLGKTFTALAVIKYYELRNRSVLVLCPKKLSDNWLTFNRNVKTNLFAKDRFNYDVLCHTDLGRTRGESFGTRLDQVNWGNYDLVVIDESHNFRNADSFSEKETRYEKLMNAVIRAGVQTKVLMLSATPVNNRFNDLKNQLALAYEGDSEAINRKLDTSRDISEIFRRAQQAFNSWTKLPADQRTGDAILKSLDFDFFKLLDSVTIARSRRHIQTFYDTAEVGTFPTRLPPQSYRCPLTHRGDVPNLNEIYNSLASLKLAVYAPVAYIHPSRLAHYAEQYDVDTPTGNKFKQIDRERSLQNLMTVNLLKRLESSIEAFRITLSKLQRNHRGLLAKIDEFQRTGKSMQVADAGARYGGGEYDEDEVLDPDAVTTGKVQIRLEDMDLPSWQADLGRDLEIIDELLGEMQKVTPKDDAKLQHLLGYVKEKFASPINAGNRKVLIFTAFADTSEYLYEHLAPAVAAYADAAAGTINHSGGHTATVSGTFPPRSTIEDANGRPRRYDFQSILTLFSPRSKEKALIMPDEPAEIDVLIGTDCISEGQNLQDCDCVINYDIHWNPVRIIQRFGRVDRIGSPNSCIQLVNYWPDITLDDYINLKERVENRMVIADMTATGDDNVLLDGNAENSEVAYRKEQLRRLQDEVIEMEDVKTGVSITDLGLNDFRMDLLAYVKETGDLANVPNGMHSVVPADPDRGLHPGVIFTLRNRDSSVNVGGHNRLHPYYLVYVASDGSVVIDHTEVKRLLDLARSACKGRNKHVEEVCKPFNEATDDGRDMKVYSDLLDTAISSIIDRKAETDVDSLFSGGPTTALEGDIKGLDDFELITFLVIFDLAEKN; this comes from the coding sequence ATGGAGCTGATCGACAACATTAATTCGCTGCTTGGCGACGATCTTCGGCGAACGATTCGTCCCGGTGCAAAGCTGCGCATTGCTGCGTCGTGCTTTTCGATTTACGCGTTCGAGGCACTTCGGGCAGAACTCGAAAAGATCGACTCTCTGCAGTTCATCTTCACGTCGCCTACCTTCATCCCGAATGATGTCACCGATAGCGGTAAAAAGGTTGCCAGGGAGTATTTCATCCCCAAGGCCGAGCGTGAACGCAATGTCTACGGCACCGAGTTTGAAATCCAGCTCAAGAACAAGCTTACCCAACGTGCAATCGCAAAAGAGTGTGCGGAGTGGATGCGTCGAAAGGCACAGTTCCGATCCAACCGGACCAAAGCCCCGATGCAGCAATTCGCTTGCGTCTCGGGCACGTCAAAGGACGTAGCCAGTGATGCCGTCTACATGCCGCTGCATGGATTCACGGCAGTCGACCTGGGTTATCAAAAAGGCGATGCCGTCTCGAACTTCATCAACAAGGGCGAAGAAGACTCGTTCACCCAGACTTTCATCGGACTATTCGATCAAATCTGGAACGACTCCGAACGTATCGACGAAGTGACCGATCGGCTTTGCGACCACATCGCGTCGATCTATCAGGAAAACTCGCCCGAACGCATCTATTTCCAGATGCTTTACAACATCTTCGCGGAATTCCTCGAAGACGTTTCGGGCGACACGCTACCTAACGAAATGACGGGATACCAAGACACACTCGTCTGGAACAAACTCTTCAACTTCCAGCACGATGCTGCAACGGGAATCATCAACAAGCTTGAAACCTTCAACGGTTGCATCCTTGCTGACAGTGTCGGGCTCGGTAAAACCTTCACCGCCCTTGCCGTCATCAAGTACTACGAACTTCGCAATCGAAGCGTCTTGGTGCTGTGCCCCAAAAAGCTTTCGGACAACTGGCTGACGTTCAACCGCAACGTGAAGACCAATCTGTTCGCGAAAGATCGCTTCAATTACGACGTCCTGTGCCACACCGACCTTGGCCGAACCCGTGGTGAGTCGTTTGGCACTCGGCTCGACCAGGTTAACTGGGGCAACTACGACCTCGTCGTCATCGACGAATCCCACAACTTTCGCAACGCAGATTCATTTTCCGAGAAAGAAACACGCTACGAAAAATTGATGAACGCCGTCATTCGTGCTGGCGTTCAAACCAAAGTGTTGATGCTTTCCGCCACGCCTGTCAACAATCGTTTCAACGACTTGAAGAACCAACTCGCGTTAGCCTATGAGGGCGACTCAGAAGCGATCAATCGCAAGCTGGACACGTCACGTGATATTAGCGAAATCTTCCGTCGGGCTCAGCAAGCGTTCAACTCGTGGACCAAACTACCAGCGGACCAGCGAACCGGCGATGCCATCCTGAAAAGTCTTGACTTCGACTTCTTCAAACTTCTCGATAGCGTCACCATTGCCCGGTCACGGCGCCACATCCAAACGTTCTACGACACCGCCGAGGTTGGAACATTCCCCACACGCTTGCCACCGCAATCGTACCGCTGCCCGCTTACGCATCGCGGCGACGTCCCTAATCTTAACGAGATCTACAACAGCCTCGCGTCGCTTAAGTTGGCCGTGTACGCACCTGTTGCGTACATCCATCCCAGCCGGCTGGCACACTACGCCGAACAGTACGATGTCGACACGCCAACGGGGAACAAGTTCAAGCAGATCGACCGCGAACGCAGTTTGCAGAACTTGATGACCGTCAACCTGCTGAAACGACTGGAGAGCAGCATTGAAGCGTTCCGGATCACTCTGTCAAAACTGCAGCGAAACCATCGTGGTTTGCTGGCCAAAATTGACGAGTTCCAACGAACTGGAAAGTCGATGCAGGTCGCCGATGCGGGCGCGCGTTACGGCGGAGGCGAATACGACGAAGACGAAGTGCTCGATCCGGACGCCGTCACGACCGGCAAGGTGCAAATTCGTCTCGAAGACATGGACCTGCCCTCGTGGCAAGCCGACCTCGGACGCGATCTTGAAATCATCGACGAGCTTCTTGGCGAGATGCAGAAGGTCACGCCCAAGGACGACGCCAAACTGCAGCACCTGCTTGGATACGTGAAAGAGAAGTTCGCTTCGCCGATCAACGCCGGCAATCGCAAGGTGCTTATTTTCACCGCGTTCGCCGACACCTCCGAATACCTCTACGAGCATCTGGCACCCGCCGTCGCTGCCTACGCGGACGCTGCCGCTGGAACGATCAACCACAGCGGCGGTCACACCGCAACCGTCTCAGGCACTTTCCCGCCACGCAGCACAATCGAGGATGCCAACGGTCGGCCACGTCGGTACGACTTCCAGTCCATCCTCACCCTTTTCTCGCCTCGGTCGAAAGAAAAGGCGTTGATCATGCCCGACGAGCCGGCCGAGATCGACGTGCTGATTGGCACCGACTGCATCTCCGAAGGCCAGAACCTGCAGGATTGCGACTGCGTCATCAACTACGACATCCACTGGAACCCCGTCCGAATCATTCAACGCTTCGGACGAGTCGACCGCATCGGATCGCCCAACTCGTGCATCCAATTGGTCAACTACTGGCCCGACATCACCCTCGATGACTACATCAACCTGAAAGAACGTGTCGAGAACCGAATGGTCATCGCCGACATGACCGCCACCGGTGACGACAACGTGCTGTTGGATGGCAACGCCGAAAACAGCGAAGTCGCCTACCGAAAAGAACAACTCCGGCGACTCCAAGACGAAGTCATCGAGATGGAAGACGTCAAAACAGGCGTCTCCATCACCGACCTGGGCCTTAATGACTTCCGAATGGACCTGCTGGCATACGTCAAGGAAACCGGCGACCTTGCCAACGTTCCCAACGGAATGCACAGCGTCGTGCCGGCCGACCCGGATCGTGGTCTGCATCCCGGTGTCATCTTCACGCTACGCAACCGCGATTCCAGTGTGAATGTCGGTGGACACAATCGACTGCATCCCTATTACCTCGTCTATGTCGCCAGCGACGGCAGCGTTGTGATTGACCACACCGAAGTCAAACGACTGCTCGACTTGGCCCGGTCCGCCTGCAAGGGCCGCAATAAGCACGTCGAAGAAGTCTGCAAACCGTTCAACGAAGCGACCGACGATGGCCGCGACATGAAGGTCTACAGCGACCTGCTCGATACCGCAATCAGCAGCATCATCGACCGCAAGGCCGAAACGGACGTCGACAGCCTCTTCTCCGGTGGCCCCACCACGGCGCTCGAAGGTGACATAAAGGGACTGGACGATTTTGAACTCATCACCTTCTTGGTCATCTTTGATCTCGCGGAGAAGAATTGA
- a CDS encoding DUF4391 domain-containing protein, producing the protein MLYRFPTAAKFDRVLNKERFYAGARNNRKLKSLFTDQVARIRWSHKLSPATLNIPATPDVPEIEVIQIQCSGSELDPAVLMAIDKAIPNPTIHEVHAGGRVQQTAAFKRSSEADAKAWVISHYVASSWRAADASRSPLPQSLNLANLYASLLRSMIDIPADKGETLRAHFERHGQILALRREVEQITKKMNAEKQLNRKVEWNAQLRGIQQKIQELIQPTSQEADA; encoded by the coding sequence GTGCTGTACCGATTTCCCACCGCCGCGAAATTCGATCGCGTTCTTAATAAAGAACGCTTCTACGCCGGTGCGCGAAACAATCGCAAACTCAAATCTCTATTCACGGACCAAGTCGCCCGTATTCGCTGGTCCCACAAACTCTCCCCTGCGACGCTTAACATTCCTGCAACCCCAGACGTGCCCGAAATCGAAGTCATCCAGATCCAGTGCAGCGGCAGCGAGCTTGATCCCGCCGTGCTGATGGCCATCGACAAGGCGATCCCCAACCCCACCATCCACGAAGTCCACGCAGGCGGTCGAGTCCAGCAGACAGCGGCGTTCAAACGATCCAGCGAAGCCGACGCGAAAGCGTGGGTCATCAGCCACTACGTCGCCAGCTCATGGCGGGCCGCAGACGCGTCGCGCTCGCCGCTTCCCCAATCTCTCAATCTAGCCAACCTTTACGCCAGCCTGCTTCGGTCGATGATAGACATTCCCGCTGACAAAGGTGAAACCCTGCGAGCCCACTTCGAGCGACACGGCCAGATCCTTGCTCTTCGCCGTGAAGTAGAGCAGATCACCAAAAAGATGAACGCCGAGAAACAACTCAATCGCAAAGTCGAATGGAACGCTCAACTGCGCGGCATTCAACAGAAAATCCAAGAACTCATTCAACCAACGTCGCAGGAAGCCGATGCCTGA
- a CDS encoding site-specific DNA-methyltransferase, whose translation MPEKLKMHSPDLVGSNIDCIAELFPNCVTEAAGENGQVTRKIDFDLLRQELSDEIVEGPLERYHLNWPGKREAMLAANAPISKTLRPCREESVDFDTTQNLFIEGDNLEALKLLQETYLGKVKMIYIDPPYNTGHDFIYDDDFSSSKVEYLASSSQEDFERKRLVANTIANGRFHSDWLTMMFARLRIARNLLKDDGVVFISIDDDEVGNLRKLCDEVFGESNFVANIIWEKKYSPQNDARYFSDMHDHILVYCKSKDDWKPIPLPRTADQDSAYTNPDNDPRGPWKATDATCNKTRAERPNLYYPIRNPAGDSVLPKETRVWAVSEELHQEREQQDRVWWGLRQTNAVPSYKTFLSEVKSGRVPTTIWSYEEVGHNQQAKQELNRLVPNSGFNTPKPSKLIAYALRIVSNPDDDDVIVDFFAGSAASAHAVISLNREDGGNRRFIMVQLPDPCREGDTASEGLETIADIGKQRIRSVGQLASEESTLVSSSLDHGFRVLKIDSSNMKDVYYSPADTSQAMLGGLVDNIKSDRSGEDLLFQVLLDCGVDLGLPIKAETIEGCEVFFVNDSEYAAPDLVACFDAEVPELLVKTIAAKSPLRAVFRDGCFATDADKINVEQIFKQMSPQTQLRSL comes from the coding sequence ATGCCTGAAAAACTCAAGATGCACTCACCCGATTTAGTCGGCTCCAACATCGACTGCATTGCCGAGCTGTTCCCAAACTGTGTGACCGAAGCCGCCGGTGAAAATGGCCAGGTCACGCGCAAGATCGACTTCGATTTGCTGCGTCAAGAATTGTCCGACGAGATTGTCGAAGGGCCGCTCGAGCGATACCACCTCAACTGGCCCGGCAAGCGAGAAGCGATGCTGGCCGCCAACGCGCCAATCTCCAAGACGCTGCGCCCGTGCCGCGAAGAAAGCGTCGACTTCGACACCACCCAAAACCTGTTCATCGAAGGCGACAACCTCGAAGCGCTGAAGTTGCTACAGGAAACGTACCTCGGCAAAGTCAAGATGATCTACATCGACCCGCCGTATAACACGGGACATGACTTTATTTACGACGACGACTTTTCATCGTCCAAAGTTGAATATCTCGCATCCTCTAGCCAAGAAGACTTTGAGCGAAAGCGGCTGGTTGCGAACACGATCGCAAATGGACGTTTCCATTCCGATTGGCTTACTATGATGTTCGCTCGATTGCGGATCGCACGCAATCTATTGAAGGATGATGGTGTCGTGTTTATTTCAATTGACGACGACGAAGTTGGCAATCTCCGGAAGCTCTGCGACGAAGTGTTTGGCGAATCCAATTTTGTTGCGAACATAATCTGGGAGAAAAAGTACTCGCCGCAAAATGACGCGAGGTATTTCAGTGACATGCATGACCATATCCTGGTGTATTGCAAGAGCAAGGATGACTGGAAACCAATTCCTTTACCCCGCACAGCTGACCAGGACTCTGCCTACACGAATCCCGACAACGACCCTCGCGGGCCTTGGAAGGCAACAGATGCAACGTGCAACAAGACGCGCGCGGAAAGACCGAACCTGTATTACCCAATTCGCAATCCGGCGGGTGATTCTGTTCTTCCGAAAGAAACTAGGGTGTGGGCCGTTTCAGAAGAGCTTCACCAAGAGCGTGAGCAACAAGACCGAGTCTGGTGGGGCCTCCGGCAGACAAATGCAGTCCCATCTTACAAGACTTTTTTGAGCGAGGTTAAATCAGGTCGAGTTCCAACGACAATCTGGAGCTATGAAGAGGTCGGCCACAATCAGCAAGCAAAGCAGGAACTCAATCGCCTTGTCCCGAATAGCGGATTCAATACACCAAAGCCATCCAAGCTAATTGCGTACGCGCTCCGGATTGTTTCAAATCCCGACGACGATGATGTGATTGTAGATTTCTTTGCTGGCAGCGCGGCTAGTGCTCACGCAGTTATTTCACTCAATCGTGAGGATGGTGGGAATCGTCGCTTTATTATGGTTCAACTTCCTGATCCCTGTCGTGAAGGAGACACTGCTTCCGAAGGACTTGAAACGATTGCAGATATTGGAAAGCAACGCATTCGTTCTGTCGGACAGCTTGCGTCTGAAGAAAGCACGCTTGTGTCGTCATCGTTGGACCACGGCTTCCGCGTCCTGAAAATCGACTCGTCCAACATGAAGGACGTTTACTACTCGCCGGCCGACACTTCGCAAGCGATGCTGGGTGGGCTAGTCGATAACATCAAGTCGGATCGGTCCGGCGAAGACCTGCTGTTCCAAGTCTTGTTGGACTGCGGCGTGGATCTGGGATTACCGATCAAGGCCGAGACCATTGAAGGCTGCGAAGTATTCTTCGTCAACGACTCCGAGTACGCCGCTCCCGATCTGGTCGCCTGCTTCGACGCCGAAGTGCCTGAATTGCTGGTCAAAACCATCGCGGCCAAATCACCCCTGCGAGCCGTCTTCCGCGACGGATGCTTTGCCACCGACGCCGACAAAATCAACGTCGAACAAATCTTCAAGCAGATGTCACCACAAACTCAACTGAGGAGCTTGTAG
- a CDS encoding helix-turn-helix domain-containing protein, with protein MSARKTNVVRPLALDSEAFGERVRQLRGLRSLTQTELAARMSVSVSYISKVENGKLHFGDYPSEKFIHTLAVELKADEDELLLLADKVPAAIRTRIRQRPELFRKLAKLDRQSLDAIEASLDAAN; from the coding sequence ATGTCAGCCAGGAAAACAAACGTCGTTCGTCCGCTTGCATTAGACAGCGAGGCTTTTGGCGAACGCGTCCGGCAGTTGCGAGGTCTTCGGTCGCTAACACAGACGGAGCTAGCTGCGCGAATGAGCGTAAGCGTTTCCTACATCAGCAAAGTCGAGAACGGGAAGCTCCATTTTGGCGACTACCCGTCGGAGAAGTTCATCCACACATTGGCCGTTGAACTAAAAGCTGACGAGGATGAGCTGCTGCTACTCGCGGACAAGGTGCCGGCTGCGATCCGCACACGGATTCGGCAACGTCCGGAACTTTTTAGGAAACTTGCCAAATTGGACAGGCAGTCGCTGGATGCAATAGAGGCGTCACTGGATGCAGCTAATTAG